One Haloimpatiens massiliensis genomic window, AAGGAATATTATTGGGGGTTTAAATTCTAGTGAAGTAAAGAATCTTCAAGAAAGGTATGGATTAAATGAGTTTGTAAAAGAAAAAAAAGCTAGTGCCATAAAAAAATTCTTTGGGGTATTTAAAGAGCCTATGTTTTTATTATTAGTGGGTACAGCCATATTGTATTTATTATTAGGAGATGCTCAAGAAGCTTGTATAATGTTAGTGTTTGTAGTGTTTGTAGCTTCCATAACCTTTATACAGGAATGGAAAACAGAAAAAACTTTAAATGCACTAAAGGAATTAACAACTCCAGAAGTTATAGTACTTCGTGATGAAGAGAAAAAGACTATAAAGAGCTTTGAACTTGTACCAGGTGACATAGTATATTTAAAAGAAGGAGAAAGGATACCTGCTGACTGTGAAGTTTTAGAAGTATCTAATTTTTCTGTAGATGAATCTGTTTTAACTGGTGAAGCAGAACCAGTTTTTAAAGTTGTTAAAGAGGAAGAATTAGAAAATAATTCTTGTGAATATTGGAGAAAAGATAGAGTTTATGCAGGTACTTTAAGTATATTTGGTACATGTACTGCTAGGGTTGTAAATACAGGATTTAATTCTGAATACGGAAAGATAAGTAAGGCAGTCAGTGAGGCCAAAGAAGAATTATCTCCACTTCAAAAGAAAACACAGTATTTAGTAAAGTCACTTGCTATAGCTGGATTTTGCTTATGCTTATTGGTTATAGGACTAACGTATTTATATAATCACAATATTATACAAAGCATTCTTTCAGGTATAACTTTAGCTATGGCAATAATCCCTGAAGAATTTCCTGTAGTTTTAACTGTATTTTTATCCTTAGGAGCCTTTAGATTGGCTAAAAATAATACTCTCATGAGAAAAATTTCTGCAGTGGAGACCTTGGGAGCTGCTACAGTTTTAGCTGTAGATAAAACTGGAACCATAACTAAAAACTCCATGGAAGTTAAAAAAGTGCTTTATAAGAACAATATAATTAATATAGAAGATCTAAATGATAAGGAACTTAGCAATTTAATGATAAGATCTTGCCAGCAGGATCCATATGACCCTATGGAAAAAGCTATAGTAAATAGTGCAAAAAAGTGTATAAATAGTATGAAAGAATTGGGGGAAAATACAAAAGATTATATTGATAATATGGCAAAATCTAAAGATAGTAAGGATTTTGGTTGTCATATAGAAATAGTTAACAAAATACCATTTGATCCCAAAACAAAAAGAATGGCTAATATATATAAAGAAGATGAAGATAACTTCTATGTAGCGGCTAAGGGCTCACCAGGGACAATATTACCTTTGTGCAATCTTAGTAGGGAAGAAGAAAAAAAAGTAGAGAAACATGTAGATAAAATGGCTGAAAAAGGCTTAAGGGTACTAGCTTTTGCAGATGGACATAGTAGAGAAGTTAAAGACGATTTAGAAGAATACACTTTAGAGTTTAAGGGTTTAGTAGGACTTCAAGATCCTCCAAAAGAAGGGGTAAAAGAGGCCATAAATTTATGTAGAGAAGCTGGCATTAGAGTAATAATGATAACAGGAGATTATAGTAAAACTGCTATGGCTATAGGAAATGAAATAGGGCTTTCATTCAATAATTGTGCTATAACTGGAGAAGCAATGGATTGCATGACAGATGATGAACTATGTGAAGCTGTAAAGGGATGCGATGTATTTTCACGTGTGGTTCCAGAGCATAAAATGAGAATAATAAAGGCTTTAAAGAAAAATGGAGATATTGTAGCTATGACAGGAGATGGCGTAAATGACGCACCAGCCCTTAAGAGTGCGGACATTGGAGTTGCTATGGGTAAAAGAGGAACGGATGTAGCTAAGGAAGCTGCACATATGGTATTAATGGATGACAATTTTACTACTATAGTTAAGTCAGTTAAAGATGGAAGAAGAATTTATGATAATATAAGAAAAGCTATGGTTTATATAATGATAATTCACATTCCAATTGTTGCATTAGCATTATTTTCACCTATTTTTAATTTACCTCAAGTGCTTTTGCCTGTGCACATAGTACTTTTAGAGCTTATAATTGATCCTACTTGTTCATTGGTATTTGAAGGAGAAGAGGCAGAACGAGATATAATGCAAAAACCGCCAAGATCTCCAAAGGAACCTTTAGTTACAGCAGGTATGTTATCTAAAGTTTTATCTCAAGGGATAATAATGTTTTTAGCGTCATTTCTTCCATTTCACTACTTAGTAGATAATGGAGTTCATGTAGATGCAGCTAGAAGTTTCTCGCTAATTACATTAGTTATGTCCAATGTAATCATGGTTTTGGTAAATAGATCTAACACTGAATATTTGATTCACATATTTAAGGAAAAACAAAATACTGCCAGATTAGTCGTGAATGCTCTTGCTTTAGTGATGGTTTTAGTTATAGTGTATGTTCCGATATTTCATACTATATTTAATACTAGAAGTTTAAATTTTAATATGTTTTTGTTATCTTCCTTAACAGGAATATTAGCAGGCATATGGTGGGAAGCAGTAAAATTTATAAAAAATAAAAAGACAGAAAAATAAATTTAAATAAAATTTGGAGCTCCTTTTTGTGTTAGGATAGGTTATTAAAACTTAAAACCTTATACTGAAAGGAGCTTTTCAGGTTATTTAGATGTTTCTATGAATGTATAAATAAAATTATGATATTTCCAATATAAGTATTTTATTCTATAAATTAGGTGTAATTGAATAATTGACAAAAAATATAAAGTGTAATAGAATAATAAAGTGATGACGTAACAATTATATATGTGCTCGTAGCTCAGTAGGATAGAGCAGCGGTTTCCTAAACCGCGTGCCGGAGGTTCGACTCCTCTCGGGCACACCACGATAAAGCCTGTAACATTAATGTGTTACAGGCTTTAAAATTACTTTTAGTATAAACGATAAGTGTAAAACATTTACTAGGATTATTTTCAAAATTAATATGAATATATTTTAAAGTAGATAAATAAAGGTTATAATATATATAATAGAAAGAATAAAAATCAGTATTTTCGGAGGTGTATGGAGTGAATGAAAGGAAATTAGAGTTTACTATTTTTTGTGTTGAAAGCCTGGCAGAAAGCTTGGGAATAAATGCTAAAAAAGTATATAAACTAATTAAAGATACAAATGTCTTAGATGACTATATCATACCATGCTACGAATCATTACACTCTCAAAGTAAACACTATATAGTACAGGATTTAATTGAGGTATTGAAGGAAAGGGGAGCATTGAGTTGATAGTATATCATGGTTCTTACTGTATTGTAGACAATCCTCATGTATCTTTTTCAAGGGATGCTTTAGATTTTGGTAAAGGTTTTTACGTAACGAGAATTAAAGAACAGGCAATTAATTGGACAAATAAATTTAAAAGAAGAGGAAAGAATGGATACTTAAATATATATAAATTAGATATAGATAAAGTTAAAGAAATATATAAGGTTAGAGAGTTTTTAAGTTATGATATAGAATGGCTAGATTTTATATTAGGATGTAGAGCAGGAAGTAATATTTATTTACAATACCACATGGTAGTAGGTGGGATAGCTGATGATCGAGTATATAATACAATAGAACTTTATCAGGATAATTTAATAGAAAAAGATGAAGCGTTGAAGAGACTACAATATTATAAACCTAATCAACAAATTTGTATTATTAATCAAGAAATTATTGATAGGTATTTAAAGTATGAAGAAAGTAAGGAAGTGTAGAATATGTTAGCAAACAAAACATTACTGCAATCTTTATATAAGAATATAATTTTAGAATTCTCCAAGAAAACAGGTAAGGATTTAGAGGAAAGTATGGATTATTTCTATAAATCACAAACTTATGAATTAATAAGTGAGGGAGTGGGAGATTTGCATTGTAAAGGCGTTAAATACCTAACAGATGAATTAATGCTAGAGTATGGTATTAAAAGTCATAAAAGCTATCCTAATGACTTAATTCACTAACACTAATCGAAAAAATTAATGTTGTATTATATGTTAAATATAGAGAATTGGTTTCCTAAACCGCGTGCCGGAGGTTCGATTCCTCTCGGGCACACCAGTTTACTGTAAATATAAGAGTAATGCTTGCAAGGATTAAAAGAGTTAGTAAGTTTTTTACTAGCTCTTTTTATTTTTTTGAATGCTTAATATGTTGATATTATAGTCCGTAATACTATAAGGAAATATAATTGAAATAATAAATGAAATATTTTACAAGTAAGTCTTTACAGAGTAAAAAAACGATGTTAAAATAATCTTAACGTTAAAATGTTTTTGACGTTAAGATTATTTTAATGATAAGTAGGGGGAATTTATCATGGAGACAAGTACTATAAAAGACAAAAAACTTATTAGTCAGCTATTTTTATGTAAAAACTACACGGTTCTATTAATAGCTAATTTTGTTTCGAGATTTGGAGATTCTGTAGATAGTATAGCTTACGGATGGATGGTTTACATGCTTACAGGGTCAAAGATTTTACTAGGAAGTATCTTTGCAGTAAATGCCATACCCAACATAGTTTTTGGGCCTTTTGCAGGTGTATTGGCAGACAGATTGGACAAAAGAAAATTAGTAATAATGAGCTATATAGGAAGAGGGTTAATTGTATCTGTAACGGCACTGTTATTTTTAATGGGAAAACTTCATGTATGGCATTTATTTTTATTTACCACATTAAATTCTACATTGGAAACTCTTATGTCTCCAGCCGTAATGTCTATAATGCCATTGATATTACAGAAGGACCAATTTCTTTCAGCAAATTCTTTTGCTACTTCTGCATATAAATTTGCAGAACTTATAGGTACTGCTTTAGCTGGAGCAATTATTGCCTTATTTGGCATATCAGGAGCAATTTTTATAGATGCAGGAACATTTTTCTTTGCAGGTTTTTTAATGATTTTTATGAATTTGCCTAAGGATGAAGTGAAAGCAGAGAAAATGAATATTAAAAATTATGTTGAAGACTTAAAAGTTGGCTTTATATATGTTAAAGAAAATAAACTGATAAGAAATGTATTAATTTTATTTGCCATAATTAATTTTGGTTTGTCACCTATTTCAGTATTGCTACCGGTGTTTACAAAAGACATACTAAAAGGTGGCGCGGAAACATTAAGTTATATTGGTGTGGCTATTTCCTTAGGAACCATATTAGGTGGATTAATTATAGGGAAGTTTGGTTCCAAGGTTAAAATGACTTTATTAATAATAATAGGATTTTTCGTAATGGGTATAACTTACGCATTGATGTACTTACCTGGTAATATAGTGGGAATTGGGCAGTCAGTTACCATATTAACTATATCATGCTTTTTCGTATTTGGATTTGTAATGCCGGTAGTATCAGCTCCTATTCAATCATACTTTATGATGAATACTGAAAAACAGATAATAGGCCGCGTAAGCTCTTTTATGGTAATGATAACTTATGCTACAATTCCTTTAGGTAATGCATTAACGGGAGTAGTAACTGAATATGTATCTATGTCGTTGTTATTTCTGATTATGGGGATCTTTATATGTTTAGTATCAATATCCTTAAAGGTTTTTAAAATTTTGGAAACTGACAAAGCTGTTTAATGATTGTACAATATAGATATAATTAATTAAATTAATGTATAATAGGGTAAGAGGTGATAGTAAATGTCTGATAAAAAGGTTCGTACCCTAACTACTATGGAAGAAATAAAGGCTATTTCAGATCCATATAGATATAGAATTTTAAAATGTTTTTCAGATATAAAAAATCCAGCTACAGTAAAGCAAGTAGCAGATACATTAGGCGAAGTTCCAGCTAAGGTATATTATCATGTAAAAAAACTAGAGAAGGTGGGAATATTAAGACTTTCTCATACTGAGGAGATAAATGGAATTATAGCTAAGTATTATGAGTTGGTAGCTGATAGTTTTGATATAAAGAGTACTAAAGAGGTGGAGGAACCTATAAAGAAACTTATGTTATCTGAGAGCCAAAAAATAATAGCGGAAGTCTTTGATAATGCTAAGGCAGAATTTTTAAATCAAATAGATAAATACTCCAATGTAACTACTAAGGGTGAGGGAGACGTTAGGGCTGCTAGTATATATTGCAGTGATGATGAACTTTTAGAGTTCAATAATTATATAAATAAATTTATTGATAAACACCAAAAGGCGGGGGAAGATAAGGAAATTAAAAAATATAATGTATTTTTTAATTTATACAGAACAGTGGACTAAGTAAAGAAAAAATAATTAAAAAGGACTATGTAGTTGAAGTAAATTATATATTCAATTACATAGTCTTTTATTTTGCAATTAATCCTCTAAAAATGTATTTAAAAATACTTTTAGAGGGTTCTTTTTTATAACAAAATTTACTTAAATACATCTTACATGTCGACTTTTGATATAATATTACATATATGATAATATTTTGAAAAAATAGAATAATTTACAAAAAGGCGAAAAGATGCTATAATTATGTTAAAAGATATGATAAAAGAATAGAAAATATGATAAGGATTTAAATTTGTTTTAGGGGGAGAGCCAATGTTAGAAGATGGCAGAAAGAATTTAACAAAACAAATAGAGGAGGTGAGAGGTTTATTAAATAATTTAGTATGTAAAAGAGATAAAATAGGACTTGATGAACAAATACTTAGGGTAAGTAGGCAGTTAGATGATTTAATTGCCACCTATATGGGTTAGTTAATTTAATATAAGTTTTTCTAAGAATGGCGTTACTATTAAGAAAATTTTTGTTGAGTTTGAGAGTAAATTAATAAATATTTTTATTAAAATTAGTAGCAAAATATGATAAGATTCAGAATAACTTAATAAGTTTATGACTATAAATTATAAAAAGTGTAATATTAAACTATTAAGGCACATTCAAATAAATAACAAGTCAGTATGCTAGTCTATTTTGCGTCATACTGCGTTAGCAGAACCTGGTGATAGTCCTACCAAAGGTGGAACCTGCTTCCTTGTCTTATACAAAATATACTAGCATCTTTGACTTGTTATTTCTTTTCATGTACCTAATATATATAAATAATAATTAATACATACTTTAAGGAGAAAAATTCTATGCAAAATTATTTTATGTATGAAGCATTGATGGAAGCAAAGAAAGCATTAGAACTAGATGAGGTTCCTGTTGGAGCCATAATAGTTAAAGATAAGAATATAATAGCCAGAGCACATAATTTGAGGGAAACATTAAATGACCCCACTGCCCATGCAGAGATTTTAGCCATAAGGAAGGCTAGTGAAATTTTAAAGTCTTGGAGATTAAATGGATGTGAAATGTATGTAACTCTAGAACCATGTCCTATGTGTGCAGGAGCCATAACTGCTAGTAGAATCAAAAGAATACATATAGGTACTTTTGATCCTACTTTAGGGGCTTGCGGTTCTGTTATAAATATAGTTCAAAATCCACACTTGCATACCATGATAGATGTAAGTTGGATATATAGTGAAGAATGTAGTGATTTACTTAAGGATTTTTTTAAGAAAAAGAGAAATTGTATATAATTCCACCGCATTGTACCTTTTTGAGGTTTAATCATATTAACCTCATATTTTATTTTGTAAATGCTAGCTTTAAAGTTAGCATTTATATTTTTGATAGAACAGGGAAGAATATTTACGAACAACAGAAATATTTAACAGTTGGTAACAGGTGTTACGGATTAAATCAGTGTTAAATAGTAAAATAAAGTTGAGTTAAATACTCGGAATTTTATTTGTGGGAGGTAAATATTATGAACAAACATTTTATAAAAAACATAGATTTTGCAAAACCGTTAGAAATGGAAGCACTTGTGGATTATCAAGAAGGAAGAGTTATAAGTAGAACTTTAGCACAGGGAAGACCTTTAAGTGTTACATTATTTGCTTTTGATAAAGGCGAGGAAATAAGTTCCCATTCAGCTGGTGGAGATGCTATGGTTTACATATTAGATGGTGAAGCTGAAATAACTATAGGAGAAGAAAAGTTCAATGTTAAAAAGGGAGAAACTATAGTCATGCCTGCTCAAGTACCACATGCATTGTTAGCCACAGAAAGATTTAAGATGCTTTTGACTGTGGTATTTAGCTTAGAGTAAATAATTAATATTTTAGTATAATTAAATTTAATATTAACACTTTACTGTCAGATTATAAAAATTTGAAAGTAAGGTGTTTTTTATTTTATAAGACCATAGGAAATATGTATACATTTTGATAATTTAACTTTAAATGAGCAAATTTCATAACAAATTATGGAATAAAAATAGACATTCATAATATCCTAGTGTATTATATTTCTGTCAGAAAACATAAACAAAGGATGAATATAAATGTCTACAGAAAATAATATACCATATAATAAAGAGATTAACAATTTCATAATTAAACTTGGATTATCATTATATTTAACACTGCCTCAATTAAAACATGTTTGTGAATTTATCTTTGCAGCCGTAGGTCGTGGGTATGATGGCAAAGTTATTCATATAGCTGAAAGTTGCTATCAGAGTACTTATAGAACATCCATAGGTCAATTTTTATCCAAAAGCCCATGGAATGAAGATTATATTTTGAGAGCATTACAAAAGTTCGCAGTTAATAAAATTTGGCAGTTATCTCGTGATACAGGAAAGCCTATTTATGTGATTATTGATGATACTATCTGTAAGAAGACAAAGCCTTCGTCACGGGCTAAAAATCCTATAGAAAAGTGTCAATTTCATCAATCACATTTAGAAAATAAAAAAGTCTATGGACACCAAGTTGTAGGTGCTTTACTACAATGTGGCGATGTTACAATTCCTTATCAGCTAACGCTTTATGATAAGACTAAAGTCGATAAAGACAATAAAAAATTTACTAAGATTAATATTGCTGTAAATATAATATCTTCATTACCCGAACCACCTATTCAAGGTTTCGTCTTAGGGGATAGTTGGTATAGTGCTGAAATAATTATAAAAACAGCAAAGGCAAAAGGCTTTGAATATATAGGAGCGTTAAAAACTAATAGAATTATATACCCAAAATGCTCGCGCATGAATCATAAAATTAATGGTTTTGCCAAAACTATAAACAAGGAAGACTTTCACCTCGTAACAGTGAATAAGCACTCTTACTATGTTTATAGATATGAGGGCAAAATCAATGGTTTTAAAAATGTTGTAATTCTTATTAGTTATCCTAAAGAAGCTCTCTATAATGAAAAAGCATTAAAATCTTTTATATCAACAGATATAAATCTCACAACAGAAGAAATACTTTTTCAATACCGTGAACGTTGGACAATTGAAGTATTTTTCCGTCAAAATAAGATGGAATTAGGTTTTGATAATTATCAAGTTCGTGGTGAAAAAGCCATAAAGAGATTTTGGATTTTAACTCAATTGACTTATCTTTATTGTACTTGTTGCATAAGCACAGATTGTTCTAAATTTGGAGAAGGTTTAAAAATAGCTCGTAAACAATCCCAACAAGAAGTAATTGCTTGGGTATATTCTCAATATAAAAAAGGAGTTAGTTTAAATGCTATTTTTGATACTCTTAAATTATCACACAATAAGTGTGCTTAAGTAATGTAAAATAATGTAAGTGTTTTTGCTCATTTAAAGAATTTAATATATTGATGGAAATTAAGGTAATAAAGAACTGTTAACCTTCCATTTGAAAATTAAGTTAAAAATTAAAGTGGCTAGATAAAGGCAAACTTTTGTGATAAAATTAAACTGAATATTAGAGTAATAATTTTGGAGAGTTGTCCGAGAGGTCGAAGGTGCATCACTTGAAATCCACTCGGTCACTTGCTTTAACTTCTACGCTGGCTTGGTGCATTAAAATAAAATATGGAGGCGTATCGAAGTGGCCATAACGAGCCTGACTCGAAATCAGGTTGTCGAGCAATCGGCACGTGAGTTCGAATCTCACCGCCTCTGCCATGAGCCTGTTTGCGGTTAATGTCTGCAACAGGTTTTTCCTTTTTTTCAGCCTTCTACGCTCTCTTTGGAGGGCGTTAATGTCGCTGCAACAATACACAGCGGTGTGAACTGTATAGACGAACACATAAGAAAACCCTCCAAACTTCACGGGTTTGGAGGGTTTCTTCAAATAGTTTAGGCATAGGGAAAGAACCGCTAAAGTGTCGTTTTTTCTTTGGCAGGTGAGTTTTACCGCAATCACTGATTGACATCGAAAACACTAATCATTTAGGGTTTTATTTTTTTCATAATTTTGCTTTCCGATCAAAGCGGCACCTATAGCTCCATTAAATTGAGGATAATTTGCTTCATGGATATCACACAATAATTCATCCTCCAAAGCTAAACGCAGGGCTTCATTTTTAGCACCGCCCCCGGTCATCAAAATATCTCCGTTGGATTTATATTTTCTGGCAAGTTTAGCTATACGGTTTGCCATGGAGCGATGCATTCCTGCCAAAATGTCGTTACGACTTTTTTTCTGTGCTAAAAGAGAAATGACTTCTGTTTGTGCAAAAACTGCACAGGTACTATTGATTTGACAGGGGTTTTCACTTTTTTTAGCTAGAGAAGCAATTTGATCAATTGAGGTTTCCAACAAATCAGCAACCACTTCTAAAAATTTTCCGGTACCGGCAGCACATTTATCATTCATTGTAAAATTGATAATTTGTCCGTCAGCATTAAGGCTTATAATTTTGCTGTCCTGCCCCCCAATATCGATTAAAAGACGAGGACATATTCCAGAAGGGGATGTTAGTTTCACCCCCTTGGCATGGGCGGTTATTTCAGAAATTGTACTATCGGCGACTTCAATATTTCGTCGGCTGTAGCCAGTAGCAGTAATTGCTTTAATTTGATTTTGATTAATACCGGCTTCTGTATAGATGTTATTCATGAGTGTTTCAGCGGTTTTTTCACAGTCTATCCCAGTGGGCAGTACGGCTGTGGAGATTATTTCTTCGTCCTTTATCAGTGCCGCCTTTAAGTAAGTTGATCCTGCATCCATTCCCAAAAAATAGTAATTCATTCTATTACCTCCTTTGTTCAAGCATTTCTATAAATGCTTCCAATCTTATTTTGACCTGCTCCAAATCCTCTATAGAAAAATCTGTTTCTATCCTTAAAACTGGTATATTATACTTTTGTGCTAGTTTTTCAACTTTTGACAATTCAAAATCATAAGGTGTGCACCCGCGAAGAACATGGTAGATAATTCCCTCTGCCTTAGTTTGTTTCACTCGTTCCCCTAATTTCAACATAGCATCGTCCATTTGCTCAAAGACAGGACAAGTGCATGCTGAAATATACCGTGCTGCTAACGCTCTTAAAATACCATCTGTGCTGTAATTATCCGGCACAACTGGATCATAAAGCATTCTTCCCGACATACAGGTTTCATCACCTACAATATGAGCTCCAAGTTTTTCAAGCAAAAACGGTATTTTAAAGTTAGGAAACATAATCGGTGAGCCGGCTAAAAAAACTCTGACCTTTTTACGCTTTGCTATGGGTATTGATTCTTTTTTACGAATCAGTATCTGGTTCAGTTTTTTGAGTTGCATCGTCCATTCTTCAATGTTGGCATAATTGTAACTGTTAACAATCGCAAAAAATTGACTACCTTTTAGCAGAGGATGATCAGCGGCAAGCAATTGAGTCAGTAGATAAACCTCATCTTGTGCTTCCCGAATCATTTTATAAGCTTTTATTAACTTTTTATTGGACAGTTTTCTGCCTGTAAGACTGGACAAGGATTTGGTGAGAGCAATTAGATTTTTATAATCATCATCAAACCCTTTCACAGATTTATTTGTAGAAATCGGCAGAGGAATAACTGGCAATTTTTTTGCCAAAATATCAGCACTCTTTTTTTTCCCGTCACAGGTGAGTGGCAAAATCACAGCTTTACATTGCTTGTAGATAGGCAGAATATTCATAAATTGAAATCCTACTGATGCCTTTATAACTGGACAGGCATCTCTTGGTACCAATTCATCTCCAAGCATTGCTGCTACATTGTGTCCGGAGCATAATCGCATGGGTGTATAGCCAAAGGCATATATCAATTCATCCGGCACCATTACGCAATAGCTTCCTATATAGGTGTTTGGATTTTCAGAGAAGTCTGTAAAAGTGTTTTTAAGTATATTTGTAAAATAAGTCATCTCCTGCAAGTCGTTCGCATTATCCAGTTGATTCAATGTACCACTGGAAATACGCACTACGTTTCGCTTAAATCTTTCTAATGCTTTTTCATTCATATTGGCACCTCCTATTTAATCTTTCTCTTTGATGATAAGAGCTTTTTACCGGCTACGGTATAGGAAAGCACATCCGGTTCAGGACAGGCTTCAATACATTTCATGCAGTAGATACAATCGGCATGAACAAAATTTGTTTTGCTTCTGTCATCAAAAATTTCCTTAATATCCATAGGACAATTCTCGTAACAAGCTCGACAATGGGTGCATGCTGATCCTTTCTTTTTAATTTTACCCATGCTGATTTTATTTGCGAACCCTCTTAAGGTACCCAGCGGGCAGATTTTACAAAAAAAGCGTTCATTGAAAAAGCAAAATCCTGTGATAATTCCCATAAGAACAATATCCCATATTTTGAGGTTTGGGCTGGCTATCGCAAGGTCAGGTCGAAGATAAATAATAGGCCTGACTCCCAATACAACGGCATTGGCAATAAATCCTGCCAGTACTAGGTATTTTATCGGTTTTAAAATACCTTTTGTTTTTGGAGAAAGGTGTATGGACGGCAAACGAAATCTCTTTCTGATACGGGATAAAAGTTCTTGATAAAAACCTAACGGGCAGATATAGCCGCACCATAAACGCCCGAACAGCAAGGTGAAAGCAAGGCTTACCAAGAGAAGAACTATGCTAAATCCCTTAATCCAAAATATGAAAAAGAGGGCGGCAATCAGCAAGCATAGGAAGCGAGATAAGGTAATTTTGTTATTTTTCATTTTTTTACCTCCTGTCCTAATATAGGCAGTTCTCGGATTACTTTTCTTTTTCTTTGGTATGAAATATAGACAGTAAAAGCGGTCAGCGCGGCAATTGCTATAACGCTTAGCATTGAAAAAAGCGAATACCCTGTCTTTGCTCGCAGGGACATAACATTTTTGTTTCTAAACCCCTGCTTTAATTTAAAAACAATCAAAGACAATAGGGCAATTACTACAGCAGCAGTCCGCAAGCGCTTTATTGCATTGGGCGGTAGATGCTTCTTTGCGTAAATATTTAAGCGTAAATTAGCTTGTTTTAATTGATGATACATATAAACACTCCCTTTCTATTTCGTGCTACTTTGCAGATGGCTGCCTAAGCAGTTCCGCAAAAGCCTC contains:
- a CDS encoding cupin domain-containing protein; the protein is MNKHFIKNIDFAKPLEMEALVDYQEGRVISRTLAQGRPLSVTLFAFDKGEEISSHSAGGDAMVYILDGEAEITIGEEKFNVKKGETIVMPAQVPHALLATERFKMLLTVVFSLE
- a CDS encoding ArsR/SmtB family transcription factor; translation: MSDKKVRTLTTMEEIKAISDPYRYRILKCFSDIKNPATVKQVADTLGEVPAKVYYHVKKLEKVGILRLSHTEEINGIIAKYYELVADSFDIKSTKEVEEPIKKLMLSESQKIIAEVFDNAKAEFLNQIDKYSNVTTKGEGDVRAASIYCSDDELLEFNNYINKFIDKHQKAGEDKEIKKYNVFFNLYRTVD
- a CDS encoding cation-translocating P-type ATPase, whose translation is MERNIIGGLNSSEVKNLQERYGLNEFVKEKKASAIKKFFGVFKEPMFLLLVGTAILYLLLGDAQEACIMLVFVVFVASITFIQEWKTEKTLNALKELTTPEVIVLRDEEKKTIKSFELVPGDIVYLKEGERIPADCEVLEVSNFSVDESVLTGEAEPVFKVVKEEELENNSCEYWRKDRVYAGTLSIFGTCTARVVNTGFNSEYGKISKAVSEAKEELSPLQKKTQYLVKSLAIAGFCLCLLVIGLTYLYNHNIIQSILSGITLAMAIIPEEFPVVLTVFLSLGAFRLAKNNTLMRKISAVETLGAATVLAVDKTGTITKNSMEVKKVLYKNNIINIEDLNDKELSNLMIRSCQQDPYDPMEKAIVNSAKKCINSMKELGENTKDYIDNMAKSKDSKDFGCHIEIVNKIPFDPKTKRMANIYKEDEDNFYVAAKGSPGTILPLCNLSREEEKKVEKHVDKMAEKGLRVLAFADGHSREVKDDLEEYTLEFKGLVGLQDPPKEGVKEAINLCREAGIRVIMITGDYSKTAMAIGNEIGLSFNNCAITGEAMDCMTDDELCEAVKGCDVFSRVVPEHKMRIIKALKKNGDIVAMTGDGVNDAPALKSADIGVAMGKRGTDVAKEAAHMVLMDDNFTTIVKSVKDGRRIYDNIRKAMVYIMIIHIPIVALALFSPIFNLPQVLLPVHIVLLELIIDPTCSLVFEGEEAERDIMQKPPRSPKEPLVTAGMLSKVLSQGIIMFLASFLPFHYLVDNGVHVDAARSFSLITLVMSNVIMVLVNRSNTEYLIHIFKEKQNTARLVVNALALVMVLVIVYVPIFHTIFNTRSLNFNMFLLSSLTGILAGIWWEAVKFIKNKKTEK
- a CDS encoding Spo0E family sporulation regulatory protein-aspartic acid phosphatase, with the translated sequence MLEDGRKNLTKQIEEVRGLLNNLVCKRDKIGLDEQILRVSRQLDDLIATYMG
- a CDS encoding DUF3990 domain-containing protein, with the translated sequence MIVYHGSYCIVDNPHVSFSRDALDFGKGFYVTRIKEQAINWTNKFKRRGKNGYLNIYKLDIDKVKEIYKVREFLSYDIEWLDFILGCRAGSNIYLQYHMVVGGIADDRVYNTIELYQDNLIEKDEALKRLQYYKPNQQICIINQEIIDRYLKYEESKEV
- a CDS encoding DUF3791 domain-containing protein, encoding MNERKLEFTIFCVESLAESLGINAKKVYKLIKDTNVLDDYIIPCYESLHSQSKHYIVQDLIEVLKERGALS
- a CDS encoding MFS transporter; this translates as METSTIKDKKLISQLFLCKNYTVLLIANFVSRFGDSVDSIAYGWMVYMLTGSKILLGSIFAVNAIPNIVFGPFAGVLADRLDKRKLVIMSYIGRGLIVSVTALLFLMGKLHVWHLFLFTTLNSTLETLMSPAVMSIMPLILQKDQFLSANSFATSAYKFAELIGTALAGAIIALFGISGAIFIDAGTFFFAGFLMIFMNLPKDEVKAEKMNIKNYVEDLKVGFIYVKENKLIRNVLILFAIINFGLSPISVLLPVFTKDILKGGAETLSYIGVAISLGTILGGLIIGKFGSKVKMTLLIIIGFFVMGITYALMYLPGNIVGIGQSVTILTISCFFVFGFVMPVVSAPIQSYFMMNTEKQIIGRVSSFMVMITYATIPLGNALTGVVTEYVSMSLLFLIMGIFICLVSISLKVFKILETDKAV
- a CDS encoding nucleoside deaminase; this encodes MQNYFMYEALMEAKKALELDEVPVGAIIVKDKNIIARAHNLRETLNDPTAHAEILAIRKASEILKSWRLNGCEMYVTLEPCPMCAGAITASRIKRIHIGTFDPTLGACGSVINIVQNPHLHTMIDVSWIYSEECSDLLKDFFKKKRNCI